A single genomic interval of Falco cherrug isolate bFalChe1 chromosome 8, bFalChe1.pri, whole genome shotgun sequence harbors:
- the YIPF5 gene encoding protein YIPF5, with protein MSGFDSFNTDFFQTSYSIDDQSQSYDYSGRPYSKQYGGYEYSQQSGFVPPDMMQQQQPYTGQIYQPTQTYTPTSAQSFYGSNFEDEPPLLEELGINFDHIWQKTLTVLHPLKVADGSIMNETDLAGPMVFCLAFGATLLLAGKIQFGYVYGISAIGCLGMFCLLNLMSMTGVSFGCVASVLGYCLLPMILLSTFAIVFSLQGMMGIILTAGVIGWCSFSASKIFISALAMEGQQLLVAYPCALLYGVFALISVF; from the exons ATGTCTGGGTTTGACAGCTTCAACACAGACTTCTTCCAGACGAGTTACAGTATCGATGACCAGTCGCAGTCCTATGATTACAGTGGAAGACCGTACAGCAA GCAGTATGGAGGCTATGAATACTCTCAACAAAGTGGATTTGTCCCTCCAGACatgatgcagcagcagcagccttacACAGGGCAGATTTACCAGCCAACACAGACATACACTCCAACTTCAGCACAGTCTTTTTATGGAAGTAATTTTGAGGATGAACCTCCACTGTTAGAAG AATTGGGGATCAATTTTGACCACATCTGGCAGAAGACACTAACAGTGCTACACCCATTAAAAGTAGCAGATGGCAGCATCATGAATGAGACTGATTTGGCTGGACCTATGGTCTTCTGTCTAGCTTTTGGAGCCACATTATTACTG GCTGGTAAAATTCAATTTGGTTATGTGTATGGAATCAGTGCAATCGGATGTTTAGGGATGTTTTGTCTCCTGAACTTAATGAGCATGACGGGTGTCTCGTTTGGCTGCGTTGCCAGTGTCCTTGGATACTGTCTTCTTCCCATGATCCTACTTTCCACTTTCGCAATTGTATTTTCGTTGCA GGGAATGATGGGGATTATTCTCACGGCTGGAGTCATTGGCTGGTGCAGCTTTTCTGCCTccaaaatctttatttctgcCTTAGCAATGGAAGGACAACAACTTCTAGTAGCATACCCCTGTGCTTTATTGTATGGAGTCTTTGCtctcatttctgtgttttga